Proteins co-encoded in one Cyprinus carpio isolate SPL01 chromosome B5, ASM1834038v1, whole genome shotgun sequence genomic window:
- the LOC109109412 gene encoding solute carrier family 22 member 23-like, whose amino-acid sequence MTGGLLSQRPDVQLPLRFFELGFLLGHGIPRSRSRPELLRALVLTDSNVGCVFLSAGIELCLPGCRFSMTMVANFVALAGQLLMPGLVVLCRDWQILQAVVICPLLLMLSYIWIFPESLRWLLATQQYNRSKWIMERVAKKNNINLEEDAEELMTELNQALPKQPKKTCIVKMVGTRNLWKNIVVLCVNSLTGYGIHHCFARSLTEDQPTSIFSNFYAKYYTMGGTALASCVALCPAVGVMGRRGGLLMFMIITALASLLQLGLLNLVGKYSVHLNIDNSGTLNSNFSMAFSIIGMFSSHAVSNLSIFFCAEITPTVIRGGGLGLVLASAGFGMLTAPIMELHNQKGYFLHHIIFACCTLICIICILLLPETRNRPLPETLGDGESYTRQPLLPPRKPGEQRLLLTKTESREYARVGDTPLHEAAATAISTMDSTASSAVDLQMLMDAPVQAQLFSMKSLTSTQEPDEIQQEHPRSASMPGTSTSSVEHPLLASIPNTSTPIAINYFQTPKPESPAILPSSTVITDPTLESPTSSNLQTPSLLEMGTPAAEFPLTLANDISILTEVGSAGPTQSFPLCASTGQSPTPPLNNIPPSSSIDSPIHLVTEILPSSPTDLSLPPIPDQSGQVNAIPAQSFSSPIDPGTPLLHLVTQPAINSIESGPTSPAVLEPTLSNGTSLLATVGSAAPHATTTDSVTESSHPLMTNLTVSSPIDSGTPSDVDLPITETNTANGETSS is encoded by the exons ATGACGGGTGGCCTTCTCAGTCAACGTCCCGATGTTCAGCTACCCTTGCGCTTCTTTGAGCTTGGCTTTCTGCTTGGGCATGGAATCCCGCGCTCTCGCTCTAGGCCTGAG TTATTGAGAGCCCTGGTATTAACTGACTCTAATGTTGGATGCGTGTTCTTGTCTGCAGGGATAGAGCTGTGTCTGCCGGGATGCCGTTTCTCTATGACCATGGTGGCTAACTTCGTGGCGTTGGCGGGGCAGCTGCTCATGCCGGGACTGGTAGTCCTCTGTCGTGATTGGCAGATACTGCAAGCAGTCGTAATCTGCCCTCTCTTACTCATGCTGTCCTATATCTG GATTTTTCCGGAGTCTCTGCGCTGGCTGCTTGCGACACAGCAGTACAATCGCTCCAAATGGATCATGGAGCGCGTCGCCAAGAAGAACAACATCAACCTAGAGGAGGACGCAGAGGAGCTCATGACCG AGCTAAACCAAGCCTTGCCGAAGCAACCCAAGAAGACATGCATCGTGAAGATGGTTGGCACAAGGAACCTGTGGAAGAATATAGTAGTGCTCTGCGTCAACTC ACTGACAGGTTACGGGATACACCACTGCTTTGCACGCAGCCTGACGGAAGACCAGCCGACCTCCATCTTCTCTAATTTCTATGCCAAATACTACACCATGGGGGGCACTGCTCTGGCATCATGCGTGGCGCTCTGCCCTGCCGTGGGCGTGATGGGGCGGCGCGGGGGACTCCTCATGTTTATGATCATCACAGCCCTGGCCTCTCTCCTTCAGCTCGGCCTGCTAAACC TGGTGGGGAAGTACAGCGTTCACCTGAATATAG ACAACTCTGGTACGCTGAACTCCAACTTTTCAATGGCTTTCTCCATCATTGGCATGTTCTCCTCCCACGCTGTCAGCAACCTAAGCATCTTTTTTTGTGCTGAAATCACCCCAACTGTGATTAG GGGTGGCGGTCTAGGCCTCGTCCTGGCCAGTGCTGGTTTTGGCATGTTGACGGCACCCATCATGGAGCTGCATAACCAGAAAGGATATTTTCTGCACCACATCATTTTCGCCTGCTGCACTCTTATCTGCATCATTTGCATCTTGCTGCTGCCCGAGACTCGCAATCGGCCTCTTCCAGAAACGTTAGGGGACGGTGAAAGCTACACCCGCCAACCGTTACTGCCACCTCGCAAACCGGGCGAGCAACGCCTTCTGCTGACCAAGACCGAGAGCCGCGAGTATGCGAGGGTAGGCGATACGCCTCTCCACGAAGCAGCTGCTACTGCTATTTCCACTATGGACTCCACAGCCTCATCCGCCGTCGATCTTCAGATGCTCATGGATGCCCCCGTCCAGGCACAGCTATTCAGTATGAAGTCACTGACCTCTACCCAAGAGCCGGATGAAATCCAGCAAGAGCATCCCAGATCTGCATCCATGCCGGGAACCTCTACCTCATCCGTAGAGCATCCTCTCCTTGCCTCTATCCCAAACACTTCAACCCCAATCGCTATTAATTACTTTCAGACACCTAAACCAGAATCTCCCGCCATTCTGCCTTCTTCAACTGTGATCACCGATCCTACCCTGGAGTCCCCCACTTCTTCCAATCTCCAAACTCCTTCACTTTTAGAAATGGGTACACCAGCTGCTGAATTCCCCTTGACTCTTGCTAATGATATCAGCATACTAACTGAAGTGGGCTCAGCAGGTCCCACCCAAAGCTTTCCTCTCTGCGCATCCACTGGACAATCACCCACTCCGCCTTTAAACAACATTCCTCCCTCTTCCTCAATAGACTCTCCCATTCACCTAGTCACTGAAATTCTGCCCTCTTCCCCAACAGACCTGTCTTTACCACCAATACCAGACCAGTCTGGTCAAGTTAATGCCATCCCAGCTCAATCCTTTTCTTCGCCCATAGATCCCGGCACTCCATTGTTACATTTAGTCACCCAACCTGCGATTAACTCCATAGAATCTGGCCCCACTTCACCAGCCGTATTGGAGCCAACCTTAAGTAATGGTACTTCTCTTCTTGCCACTGTGGGTTCAGCTGCACCTCATGCCACAACCACTGACTCTGTTACAGAATCCAGCCACCCACTTATGACGAACTTGACTGTTTCCTCACCTATTGACTCAGGTACGCCTTCAGACGTCGACTTGCCCATCACAGAAACCAACACTGCCAATGGGGAGACGTCTTCATGA